The following are encoded together in the Dama dama isolate Ldn47 chromosome 27, ASM3311817v1, whole genome shotgun sequence genome:
- the LOC133047571 gene encoding small ribosomal subunit protein eS6-like, translating to MKLNISFPATGCQKLIEVDDERKLRTFYEKRMATEVAADALGEEWKGYVVRISGGNDKQGFPMKQGVLTHGRVRLLLSKGHSCYRPRRTGERKRKSVRGCIVDANLSVLNLVIMKKGEKDIPGLTDTTVPRRLGPKRASRIRKLFNLSKEDDVRQYVVRKPLNKEGKKPRTKAPKIQRLVTPRVLQHKRWRIALKKQRTKKNKEEAAEYAKLLAKRMEEAKEKRQEQIAKRRRLSSLRASTSKSESSQK from the coding sequence ATGAAGCTGAACATCTCTTTCCCGGCCACTGGCTGCCAGAAGCTCATTGAAGTGGACGATGAACGAAAACTTCGTACCTTCTACGAGAAGCGTATGGCCACAGAAGTTGCTGCTGACGCTCTGGGTGAAGAATGGAAGGGTTATGTGGTCCGAATCAGTGGCGGGAATGATAAGCAGGGTTTCCCCATGAAGCAGGGTGTCTTGACCCATGGCCGAGTTCGCCTGCTACTGAGTAAGGGGCATTCCTGTTACAGACCAAGGAGGACTGGAGAGAGAAAGCGCAAATCTGTACGGGGTTGCATTGTGGATGCCAATCTGAGTGTTCTCAACTTGGTCATCATGAAAAAAGGGGAGAAGGATATTCCTGGACTCACTGATACTACAGTGCCTCGTCGCCTGGGTCCCAAAAGAGCTAGCAGAATCCGCAAACTTTTCAATCTCTCTAAAGAAGATGACGTCCGCCAGTATGTTGTGCGAAAGCCCCTAAACAAAGAAGGTAAGAAACCTAGGACTAAAGCACCCAAGATTCAGCGTCTCGTGACTCCACGAGTTCTGCAACACAAACGCTGGCGTATTGCTCTGAAGAAACAGCGTacgaagaaaaacaaagaagaggcTGCAGAATATGCTAAACTTTTGGCCAAGAGAATGGAGGAGGCCAAAGAAAAACGGCAGGAACAGATTGCCAAGAGACGGAGGCTGTCCTCTCTGAGAGCTTCTACTTCTAAGTCTGAGtccagtcaaaaatga